The Elusimicrobiales bacterium genome includes a window with the following:
- a CDS encoding MBL fold metallo-hydrolase gives MRATFLGTNGWYDTALGNTTCALAETETEYIVLDAGFGIAKLDELISGSKPVYIFISHTHIDHVCGLHALNKFAFPQGVKICVARDMKSHLKRLLDWPYSLPPSKLKMKTEIIDYEAMRKLAPHFSVYPLVHSAPCRGLRVEAEGKVLSYAPDTGLCPALYRLCKNADLMIAECSYLPGERIPHWPHLNPQDAAIAAKRSGAKKLYLTHFEAKRYNSPRLRAQAQATARKIFKNSFAAKDGVSVCA, from the coding sequence ATGCGTGCGACATTTCTGGGAACAAACGGCTGGTACGATACCGCGCTGGGAAACACCACCTGCGCCCTGGCTGAAACCGAAACCGAGTATATAGTCCTGGACGCGGGTTTCGGCATAGCGAAACTGGATGAATTAATCTCCGGCTCAAAGCCGGTGTATATATTCATCAGCCACACCCACATAGACCACGTGTGCGGGCTGCACGCGCTGAACAAATTCGCCTTCCCGCAGGGCGTGAAAATATGCGTCGCGCGGGACATGAAAAGCCATCTCAAACGGCTGCTGGACTGGCCTTACAGCCTGCCGCCGTCCAAACTTAAAATGAAAACCGAAATCATTGATTACGAGGCGATGCGAAAACTCGCCCCGCATTTTTCGGTTTATCCGCTGGTGCATTCCGCGCCCTGCCGCGGGCTGAGGGTGGAGGCGGAGGGCAAAGTTCTCTCCTACGCGCCGGACACCGGGCTTTGCCCGGCGTTATACAGACTCTGCAAAAACGCGGACCTCATGATAGCCGAATGCTCCTATCTGCCGGGCGAGCGCATACCGCACTGGCCGCATCTGAACCCGCAGGACGCGGCCATTGCCGCAAAGCGCAGCGGCGCAAAAAAGCTTTATCTGACGCATTTCGAGGCCAAACGCTACAACTCGCCCAGGCTTAGGGCGCAGGCGCAGGCGACGGCGCGTAAAATTTTCAAAAATTCCTTCGCGGCAAAAGACGGGGTGTCGGTATGTGCCTAG
- a CDS encoding nucleoside-triphosphatase, protein MIIFVTGRRDAGKTELARALFEELSAAGIKTGGICSPAEFYRGRKCRYFAQNLKTGNKKFLLSVAGGPKTDRAGFRFANAVLARCAACKAVIIDEMGPLELLGRGFFRQAEKLARRRNAALLITVRPGMAGAMAAKLKVKYYHACDISGNKRLVRYRAGKHHLRPG, encoded by the coding sequence GTGATAATTTTCGTTACGGGACGGCGCGATGCCGGCAAAACCGAGCTGGCGCGCGCCTTGTTTGAGGAGCTTTCCGCCGCGGGGATAAAAACCGGGGGAATTTGCTCGCCCGCTGAATTTTACCGCGGCAGGAAATGCCGCTATTTCGCGCAAAACCTCAAAACCGGAAACAAAAAATTTCTGCTGTCCGTAGCCGGCGGGCCAAAAACAGACAGGGCGGGGTTTCGTTTTGCCAACGCGGTTCTGGCCCGCTGCGCCGCATGCAAGGCCGTGATAATAGACGAGATGGGACCGCTGGAGCTGCTGGGCCGGGGTTTTTTCCGGCAGGCGGAAAAGCTGGCGCGCAGGCGCAATGCCGCGCTGCTAATTACCGTGCGCCCCGGCATGGCCGGCGCAATGGCCGCCAAACTTAAAGTAAAATATTACCATGCGTGCGACATTTCTGGGAACAAACGGCTGGTACGATACCGCGCTGGGAAACACCACCTGCGCCCTGGCTGA
- a CDS encoding protein kinase gives MPDTIGGAAGSRGDTPRTRDIASARTDYGGETRNLDAQRRAVNSGGAPATRYQYGGNPVSQTGYNANPPDNAANTSGAAPAYRPRSRELAAAPHYPQSAAPSYSQARPAPAQPAYSGGERLRGEVRETGSRAGYSPDAGYGGSRDLLPRRGYSNGHIRPQEPERRDAGSSERPAGGNSAGYNTAAAPRTQPAYAPGAVRHAAAARQEFDGEDNIQRRRAPAPPRETGAGSSRFPGYAPPPPAASPGFESKPGGREVSRASSSENKPGLLDFANLLGGLGRKSAQPDDSGTNASASVKSANSNFPSFFGGGGNFGRSYGGGFGGGFGGGGDSDSGGDGDFGGDGDDFWGDSKSGSPSWSKKSSGKPASETAAKKGKRGFSYDDDDGFSDVNPLSSARAAKKYGSTADKDAYWEKRDADLGGMPLDTNYYFNYAGALAAASAALERNPRDDKALIIRSNAYLGLGNYARAAEDARAALRINPSSAAGHIALSKCLLAQNKPHEALMEASSAVAADPNSPQALLAQSAAAEQAGDYQMALSALRKAAELDEAAYGQKFQDAIAAYGSKAPEFLVYAKNNEADAPQAPAKSGLPAKAARAVAGLAVFAVIGYAAAKTAKVAAAKLLARRHVLAPPAKLDASAMEIPAPAAAPLPGIPSAQSLEAPLEAALEIGAGASQNHAARVNPALVARRDEEPDDFKIAGRIGAGSTGVVHEGRDARTGAKTAVKEFTVEMEQPVLEAFRDRMEKIASVNHPNLPHALHVGVHNGQLWMVSSFIEGQTLEERLAQRPLSAREAAGIFGGAASALNALHQAGLANGTMHLSDVRITEDRQAMLTDAGIGAVIDRGDPNQTAAPEGAGTRQADIYSLGVCLYESLTRQAPDPSAPVKPSGLAPDIPPEMDEAVLKAIAPRPEDRYAGAADFADALAKIA, from the coding sequence TTGCCGGATACAATCGGCGGCGCGGCGGGTTCCCGCGGCGACACGCCCCGCACACGGGATATCGCATCCGCCCGGACCGACTATGGCGGGGAAACGCGCAATCTTGACGCGCAGCGGCGCGCGGTGAACTCCGGCGGCGCACCGGCAACGCGTTATCAGTACGGCGGAAATCCGGTTTCGCAGACTGGCTACAACGCAAATCCGCCGGACAATGCGGCTAACACTTCCGGCGCCGCACCGGCCTACCGCCCCAGATCGCGCGAACTGGCGGCGGCTCCCCATTACCCGCAAAGCGCCGCGCCGTCATATTCCCAGGCAAGGCCGGCCCCCGCGCAACCCGCATACAGCGGAGGCGAGCGTCTGCGCGGCGAAGTCCGCGAAACGGGCAGCCGCGCAGGCTACAGCCCCGACGCCGGTTACGGCGGCAGCCGGGATCTGCTGCCCCGAAGAGGCTACAGCAACGGACATATACGCCCGCAGGAGCCGGAACGACGCGACGCCGGCTCGTCGGAACGCCCGGCAGGCGGCAACAGCGCCGGCTACAACACAGCCGCCGCTCCGCGGACACAGCCCGCATACGCGCCCGGCGCGGTCAGACATGCTGCCGCCGCCAGACAGGAGTTTGACGGGGAGGATAATATCCAACGGCGGCGCGCCCCGGCCCCGCCGCGGGAAACCGGCGCGGGCAGCAGCCGTTTCCCCGGATACGCGCCGCCGCCTCCGGCAGCCTCGCCGGGATTTGAATCAAAGCCGGGCGGGCGCGAGGTGTCGCGCGCATCATCGTCCGAGAATAAGCCGGGATTGCTTGACTTTGCGAATCTGCTGGGCGGATTGGGCAGAAAAAGCGCCCAGCCGGACGACTCCGGCACAAACGCGTCAGCTTCCGTGAAATCCGCTAATTCCAATTTCCCGAGCTTTTTCGGAGGAGGAGGAAACTTCGGACGTTCGTACGGCGGAGGTTTCGGCGGAGGATTTGGCGGAGGCGGGGACAGCGACTCCGGCGGAGACGGCGATTTCGGCGGAGACGGAGACGATTTCTGGGGAGATTCCAAGAGCGGCAGCCCCTCCTGGAGCAAAAAGAGCTCCGGCAAACCGGCTTCGGAAACCGCGGCAAAAAAAGGCAAACGCGGTTTTTCCTACGACGATGACGACGGTTTCAGCGACGTAAACCCGCTGTCATCGGCGCGCGCGGCGAAAAAATACGGCTCCACGGCGGACAAAGACGCTTACTGGGAAAAACGCGACGCGGATCTGGGCGGCATGCCGCTGGACACGAACTACTACTTCAACTATGCTGGCGCGCTGGCAGCGGCGTCCGCCGCGCTGGAGCGCAACCCGCGCGACGACAAAGCCCTAATCATACGCTCCAACGCCTACCTGGGGCTGGGAAACTACGCGCGCGCCGCCGAGGATGCGCGCGCGGCGCTGAGAATAAACCCGAGCAGCGCGGCGGGGCACATCGCGCTTTCAAAATGCCTGCTCGCGCAGAACAAGCCGCACGAGGCGCTGATGGAGGCTTCCAGCGCGGTGGCGGCGGACCCCAATTCCCCTCAGGCGCTGCTGGCGCAGTCCGCGGCGGCGGAACAGGCGGGAGATTACCAGATGGCGCTTTCCGCGCTGCGCAAGGCCGCCGAACTGGACGAGGCCGCCTACGGCCAGAAATTCCAGGACGCCATAGCCGCCTACGGTTCCAAGGCGCCCGAATTTCTTGTGTACGCAAAAAACAACGAGGCCGACGCGCCGCAGGCCCCCGCAAAATCCGGGCTGCCGGCAAAGGCGGCGCGCGCCGTGGCCGGGCTGGCGGTATTCGCCGTTATCGGCTATGCCGCCGCCAAAACAGCCAAGGTTGCCGCCGCCAAACTGCTGGCCCGCAGGCATGTGCTGGCGCCGCCGGCGAAGCTGGACGCCTCGGCGATGGAAATACCCGCGCCCGCCGCCGCGCCGCTGCCCGGCATACCCTCCGCTCAGTCGCTTGAGGCTCCGCTTGAAGCCGCGCTGGAAATAGGCGCCGGGGCATCCCAAAACCATGCGGCGCGGGTAAACCCCGCGCTGGTGGCGCGCCGCGACGAAGAGCCGGATGATTTCAAAATCGCCGGACGCATAGGCGCGGGCAGCACCGGCGTGGTTCACGAAGGCAGGGACGCCCGCACCGGCGCAAAAACCGCCGTGAAGGAATTCACCGTGGAGATGGAGCAGCCGGTCCTGGAGGCTTTCCGCGACCGGATGGAGAAGATAGCCTCGGTCAACCATCCGAACCTGCCGCACGCGCTGCATGTTGGCGTGCATAACGGACAGCTCTGGATGGTGAGCAGCTTCATAGAAGGCCAGACGCTGGAGGAGAGGCTGGCGCAGAGGCCGCTGTCGGCCCGGGAAGCGGCGGGCATTTTCGGCGGAGCCGCCTCCGCGCTGAACGCGCTGCACCAGGCCGGCCTGGCCAACGGGACAATGCATCTGTCGGACGTACGGATAACGGAAGACCGGCAGGCCATGCTGACCGACGCCGGCATCGGCGCGGTCATAGACAGGGGCGACCCGAACCAGACCGCCGCGCCCGAAGGCGCCGGGACCAGGCAGGCGGATATTTACTCGCTGGGAGTCTGCCTCTACGAATCCCTCACCCGGCAGGCGCCGGACCCGTCCGCGCCGGTAAAACCCTCCGGATTGGCGCCCGACATCCCCCCTGAAATGGACGAGGCCGTGCTTAAAGCCATTGCCCCCCGCCCGGAAGACCGCTATGCCGGCGCGGCGGATTTCGCCGACGCACTGGCTAAAATCGCGTGA